In the genome of Chryseobacterium oryzae, one region contains:
- the hemN gene encoding oxygen-independent coproporphyrinogen III oxidase has translation MNSLINKYNIPGPRYTSYPTVPYWDEATFSAEKWKSSVIRSFNESNSAEGISIYIHLPFCEALCTFCACHKRITKQHSVEIPYLESVLKEWQLYLQLFSEKPKLKELHLGGGTPTFFSPENLKTLLQGIFETVEIAEHPEFSFEGHPNNTTREHLQTLYNLGFRRASFGVQDYDLKVQKAINRIQPFEKVKEVTELAREIGYTGISHDLVFGLPHQHWDAMEHTIRKTLELKPDRLAFYSYAHVPWVKGVGQRGFDESDLPSGEEKRRLYENGKKLLQELGYIEVGMDHFSLEHDDLYQSLIHKKLHRNFMGYTSSKTQLMVGLGMSSISDSWYAFAQNVKTVEEYQKIVEEGEIPVMRGHILSEEDLLIRRHILNLMCQLESTFENKNAIPELENAFNMLSEMERDELVEINGDQIKITEKGRAFTRNVAMVFDLRMMRNKPETRIFSMTI, from the coding sequence ATGAATTCGTTAATCAACAAATATAATATTCCCGGACCTCGTTACACATCTTATCCTACCGTTCCTTATTGGGATGAAGCTACTTTTTCGGCAGAAAAATGGAAATCCAGTGTTATTAGGTCTTTCAATGAAAGCAATTCGGCGGAGGGAATTTCAATTTATATCCATTTACCGTTTTGTGAGGCATTATGCACATTTTGTGCGTGTCACAAACGTATAACTAAACAACACAGTGTAGAAATACCTTATCTGGAAAGTGTACTGAAAGAATGGCAGTTGTATTTACAGCTGTTCAGCGAAAAACCAAAGCTGAAAGAACTCCATTTGGGTGGCGGAACTCCCACTTTTTTCTCTCCGGAAAATTTAAAAACATTATTGCAGGGGATTTTTGAAACTGTAGAAATTGCCGAACATCCAGAATTTTCTTTTGAAGGACATCCCAACAATACAACCAGAGAGCATCTTCAGACTTTATACAATTTAGGTTTTAGAAGAGCGAGTTTCGGCGTGCAGGATTACGATTTAAAGGTGCAAAAAGCCATTAACAGAATTCAGCCTTTCGAGAAAGTAAAAGAAGTTACCGAGCTTGCAAGAGAAATTGGCTACACAGGAATTAGTCATGATTTGGTTTTTGGGCTTCCTCATCAACATTGGGACGCAATGGAACATACCATCCGAAAAACTTTGGAACTGAAGCCGGATCGTCTTGCTTTCTATTCTTATGCGCACGTTCCGTGGGTAAAAGGAGTAGGACAGAGAGGTTTTGATGAAAGCGATTTGCCAAGTGGTGAAGAAAAACGCCGTCTGTATGAAAACGGGAAAAAACTTTTACAGGAATTAGGATACATAGAAGTAGGGATGGATCATTTCTCTTTGGAACACGACGATTTGTACCAATCTCTAATTCATAAAAAGCTTCACAGAAATTTCATGGGTTACACATCGAGCAAAACCCAGCTAATGGTTGGCTTGGGAATGTCTTCTATATCAGATTCCTGGTATGCTTTTGCACAGAATGTGAAAACGGTTGAAGAATATCAGAAAATTGTTGAAGAAGGAGAAATTCCTGTAATGCGTGGACATATCCTTAGCGAAGAAGATCTGCTCATAAGAAGACATATTCTTAATCTGATGTGTCAGTTGGAAAGTACTTTCGAAAATAAAAATGCCATACCTGAGCTGGAAAATGCCTTTAATATGCTTTCTGAAATGGAGCGCGATGAGTTGGTGGAAATTAATGGAGATCAAATAAAAATTACTGAAAAAGGTCGTGCTTTCACAAGAAATGTTGCTATGGTTTTCGATCTCAGAATGATGAGAAATAAACCTGAAACAAGGATATTTTCCATGACAATTTAA
- a CDS encoding WD40/YVTN/BNR-like repeat-containing protein → MKKILLLSFCILSLGCFSQKIESFTTIFNDKISIRAIELHDGKVWYSGTDSKFGYVDLKNPKNQKQILLSDKKLQFRTLAQDKKYFFAINVERPAEFFKIDKKSLQYEVISKDTAKTAFYDALMFHNRKFYTLSDPDHNLKLKFLEFDYNKNHFNSKLYDNPLLRKGEGAFAGSNTNISAFKDWIWIATSWKILRLNLKNNAIEPFYTGMETGFSTGIFSIDFYDENFGIAVGGNYMYPEDNQSNIATTTNGGKDWKVQASGKNGGYKSCVKIRPRSKGKDIIAAGSKNIEFSDDYGKSWTTISNENGFFVCKWINKNTVVLAGKDKIAVMKLQW, encoded by the coding sequence ATGAAAAAAATATTGCTACTTTCGTTTTGTATATTGAGCTTAGGGTGTTTCTCCCAGAAAATTGAAAGTTTTACAACCATTTTTAATGATAAAATAAGTATCAGAGCAATCGAATTGCATGATGGTAAGGTTTGGTACAGCGGAACGGATTCTAAATTCGGTTACGTAGACTTGAAAAATCCTAAAAATCAGAAACAGATACTGTTATCCGATAAAAAACTTCAATTCAGAACTTTGGCTCAAGACAAAAAATATTTTTTTGCCATCAATGTAGAAAGACCTGCAGAGTTTTTTAAAATTGATAAAAAAAGTTTACAATATGAAGTAATATCTAAAGATACAGCAAAAACTGCTTTTTATGATGCTTTGATGTTTCATAACCGAAAGTTTTACACGTTAAGCGATCCGGATCATAATCTTAAACTTAAATTTCTAGAATTCGATTATAATAAAAATCATTTTAATTCTAAATTATACGATAATCCTTTGTTAAGAAAAGGGGAAGGAGCTTTTGCGGGAAGTAACACCAATATTTCTGCATTTAAAGACTGGATCTGGATTGCAACTTCGTGGAAAATACTAAGACTAAACCTGAAAAATAATGCTATTGAACCATTTTATACAGGCATGGAAACTGGTTTTTCAACGGGGATATTTTCTATTGACTTTTACGATGAAAATTTTGGTATTGCTGTTGGAGGAAATTATATGTATCCTGAAGATAATCAAAGTAATATTGCGACAACCACTAACGGTGGTAAAGATTGGAAAGTGCAGGCTTCCGGTAAAAATGGAGGATATAAATCTTGTGTGAAAATAAGACCACGAAGTAAAGGAAAAGATATTATTGCAGCTGGTTCTAAAAATATTGAATTTTCTGATGACTACGGCAAATCCTGGACAACAATCTCTAATGAAAACGGCTTTTTCGTTTGCAAATGGATAAACAAAAATACAGTGGTTCTTGCCGGAAAAGATAAAATTGCAGTAATGAAACTTCAATGGTAG